The Litorilinea aerophila region TCTGCTTCGGCATCCTTCCCTTTGGGCAGCTCCAGCCCGGCATCGTCTACGTTCTGCAGGGGATGCCCCTTGTATTCCCGCAGCATGGTGGTCATGAAGCCATCGATGGGATCCACCAGGTAGAGCACCTCGATGTCATGGGCCCGGAAGTAGTCCAGATGGGGGCTGCGGGCTGCCGCCTGGAGGTTGTCGCCCAGGACATAGTAGATGGCCTTCTGCTCGGCCTGCATCCGGTCCACGTATTCCTGGAAGGAGATCCATCCGTCGCCGCTCTTGGTGGAGCGGAAGCGGAGCAGATCCAGCAGGTTTTCGTGGCTGGTGGGATCGGTGGCCACGCCCTCCTTAAGGAAGATGCCGAATTCCTGCCAGAAGGTGAGGTATTTCTCCGGCTCGTTTTCGGCCATGGCCTTCAGCTCCCGAATCAGCCGGCTGCTCAGGGCCCGCCGCAACTGGCGCAGGATGGGATTGCTCTGCACCATTTCCCGGGAGACGTTCAGGGGCAAGTCGTCCGAGTCCACCACCCCTTCCACAAAGCGGAAATAGTCGGGCAGGAGGTCCCGGTTGCGTTCCTGGATCAGGATCTTCCGGGAGTAGAGGCGGAGCCCCAGATCTGGGCGCATGGCCAGCACAGCCCGGTCCCGGCGGGAAGGCACAAAGAGGATGGCCCGCAGGCTGGCCGGCGCGTCGGCCACCAGGTGCACCTTGAGGAGGGGCGGCTCGGTGTCGTAGGTGAGCTGTTTGTAGAAATCGTGGTACGCCTCTTCCTCCACCGTGGAGGGAGACTGGCGCCAGAGGGCCGTCCGGCTGTTGATCACCTCGGCTTTGGCTTCGTCGCCGTCGCTGCCCGGCTGGATCAGGTAGATGGGGAAGGAGACGTAGTCCGAGTGTTTCTTGATGATCTGCTCCAGGCGCCAGGTCTGGGCGAACTCGGTGGCGTCCTCCTTCAGGCGGATTTCGATGGTGGTGCCTCGCTCTTCTTGATCGGCCGGCTCCAGGGTGAAACTGCTGTCTCCTCGGGAGCGCCAGCGCCAGGCCCGGTCCTCCGGCCGGTAGGAGCGGGAAGTCACCGTGACTTCCTGGGCCACCATGAAGACCGAGTAGAAGCCCACGCCAAACTGGCCGATGATCTCTGCCAGGGCCTGTTTGTCGGCGTTGGCGTTCTGGAGAAAGGCCCTGGCGCCGGAATGGGCGATGGTGCCCAGGTTTTCCACCAGCTCGTCCCGGTTCATGCCGATGCCGCTGTCGGTGATGGTGAGGGTCTTTGCCTGGGGATCCGGCCGGATCCAGATGGCCAGCTCCCGGTCCGGGTCCACTACGTTGGCGTTGGTCAACATTTCGAACTGGACCCGGTGGAGGGCGTCCGAGGCGTTGGAGATCAGCTCCCGCAGGAAGATCTCCCGGTCGGTGTAGAGGGAGTGGGCCAGGATATCCAGCAGTTGTTTGACTTCTGTACGATATTCCAGGGATTCGGGCGTAAGCGTTGTGTCGGTCATGGCGATTCCTCCCAAACGCGGATGTACGTCTGAATCTGCACAGATGGACACGCCCAGCCGGTCCCGGCATTGGGCGGTGGCCCGGGCTGGCCGTCTGGGTGAGCCGCCGCGGCCATGGCCCCATCCGCACAGTCAGATATCATAGGCAGAGGTGGAAGAGCTGTCAAAATCATTGGCGTATTGCCCTATGGACCAATTTTGACTTTTCGTCCCTTCCTCGGCTATAATAGCAACCAACATGCCCCTGTGGTGGAATTGGTATACACAGCAGGTTGAGGGCCTGTGCCCATTAGGGCATCTCCGTTCGAGTCGGAGCAGGGGCACTGAAAAATAACAGAAAATGGCAGTGTGCAATCCCTCCAAGAACAAAGCGCCCGGGTACCGAACCCGGGCGCTTTTCAGTTGGCGTTCGTGGCTGGCATTCGTAAATCCCGGCAGAAGTTCGCCAATAGTTTCCACCAGAGGGAGTGCGCCCAGAGGGCACCCGGAATTTCTGCCGTGGTATTTGCGCCAGATTGTACTAGTGGGACGCCAGGCTGCGCAGGTAGTTGACCAGGTGCCAGCGATCCTCCTCAGAGAGCTGGGACCAGCCGGGCATGGCCGTCCCTGGTACGCCGTGGGTGATGATGTAGAAGAGCGCGCCGTCGGTATTGGCCTGGACGTGCTCCGCGGTCAGGTCCGCCGGCCGGGGATTGAGGGCCATGCCGGCCGGACCATCGCCTTTGCCCTGGGGGCCATGGCACGCCTGGCAATTTTGGGCGTAGAGGCGGGCGCCCATGGCTACCGACTCCTGGCTGGCCGGGATGGGGTTCTCCACCGCGGCGGCCTCGGGAGGAACGTTGTGGGCGGCGCTGAGGCCCTCAGGGCTGGTCTGGGCATGTTCGTCCCCTTCTGTATGGGCGTCGCTCCCTCCGGTCGGGGCCTGTGGATTCATCATGCCCCCGCCCATCATCCCCCCATTCCCCATCATGGGGCCGTGCTCCGCTCCAGCCGGCCCCATGGGCGAGATGCCCATGCAGCCGCCCAAGAGCATCAGGCCCGCCAGCGTGGCAACAAGCAGCCATCTTCTGTTCATGACATGTCTCCTGTGAGGTTTGTCTCCTGTAGAGAAAGGGCCAATTCACCCATCGTTTTACCCGCCTTGCTGTCGGGTGACCTCCTGTTGGAAGGCCCGCTCCTGGGGGCCCCAAAAGCCCTTGATGTGCTCTAAAATGGCTTCCATTTCAGCCCGGCTTAGCCGGTCGCCGAAGGCGGGCATGGCGCTGTTGGGCATGCCGCCGCCCTGGGCGATGATCTGGAGCAGCAGCTCGTCCGGGTGGTGCCAGGTGTGGCCGCTGCTGTCGTGGGGTGGCGCCGGGTAGACGCCCTGGGCGTTGGGTTCCCGCCAGTTGGGCTGCCCTTCGCCCCGTTCCCCATGGCAGGATGCACAGTACTCCAGGTAGAGGGCCTCGCCGTCTGGGGCCGTGGCATCGGCAGAAGCCTGGCGAGGCGTCTGGCCCCCACAGGCGCTCAACAACACCGCCGCCAGCCCCACGGCCATCCATACCGGCAGCAGGCGGCCGGCCGAAGTCTGCCACGGTATCCCCATCACTTGGCGCAACTGAATTTCCATACGCTCGTTTCCCATTTTTGTTTTGGCGGAAAGAACATTCCACTATCTTGTAGATCCGATCCCCAGATTTCACAGCCACCCACGGCGGGCCGGAGATCCGCCCGCTGGCGCCAATCGCGAAAGGGTACCGGTTTGCCGTAGGGGCGGCACCCAGCCGCCCGTTGTCGCCACATCCCGGCGGGTGAAGGGAGGGCGATGGATGCGCCGTATGTAGGGGCGAATCATGATTCGCCCCTGCCGCCTACAACGAGGCGGCGATGTCCCGTAGGGGTGGCTCCCCGTTCCCGCCCGCTGACGAACCAGTGGAGCCACGGATAGGCAGAAAAGTCTGTCTCTTCCGCGCAATCTGTGGACCCGCTGTCGCGATTAGAGCATAGCGGAGTCGGCCAGCCTTTTGCAATCCCGAGGCGAAATGGCTGGCGCGATGGGGAGATCCATGGCGCCCACTCGCGCAAATCCGACAGGGGTAGCGCATTTGCGACAGGGCAGGGCTCTACCCCGGGGATGTTGCCTGTCTGCTTGGGTAAGCCCACTGCTTTGGGTTGTGTCGGCCCATTGGCCCGTGGTAGGATTCAATTATGTTCAGGAATCGCTGGTCCAGTCGCCTGCCGACGTCCTGGGGGAGCCTCCTGCTGGTGGTGTCGGGCATTGCGCTGGTCACCGTGCTCCATTACGCCACCACCCCAGGGCTGCGGGAACTACACGCGGTCTACCGCTATTTTTACTTTCTGCCCATTGTCTATGCCGCCCTGCGCTTTGGCTTCTGGGGTGGCGTGTACACCGCGCTGGCGGCCAGCCTCTTTTTTGCGCCCCACATTTTCTTCAAATGGGGGGATTTCCCCGAGGACAGCCTCAATGACCTGCTGGTGGTGGTGGTCTTTTGTGCCGTTGCGGCCATCACCGGCATCACCGTGGAGCGGCTGCACCGGAGCCAGCAGCAGGAACAGGCCACAGCCCGGCGCCTGGCCGCCACCCTCCAGCGCCTGGAGGCCCAGGGCGAGGAACTCCGGCGGGCCGAGCACCTGAGCGCGCTGGGGACCCTGGCTGGCGGGCTGGCCCACGAGATCCGCAATCCCCTGGGCATCATCCGGGCCACCGCCCAACTGCTGGCCATGGAATGCGGACCAGAGGCAGCCGAGTCTCTGGCCATTATCCAAAAGGAGGCCGACCGCATCGAGCGCTTTATCCAGGAGCTGCTCAACTATGCCGGGGAAAGTCGCCTGCAGCGAGCGCCTACCCCTGTGGCTGCTCTGCTGGAACGGGTGGCTGGCCGGCTGCGCCCCTTGCTGGAGCGCTATGCCATCGCCTGTCGCATCCACGTGGCGGCCGGGGTGTCCACAGCGTGGCTGGATGGGGAACAGATGGAGCAGGCGCTGATGAATTTGTGCGTCAATGCCATCCAGGCCCTGGACGGCCCCGGCGAGATTCAGCTGCGCGCCTCCCTCGAGGGCGAGGCGTGGCTGGCCCTCGAGGTGATCGACAACGGCCCGGGCATCGCCCCGCCCGACCGGGTCCGTATCTTCGACCCCTTCTACACCACCAAGGACACGGGTACCGGCCTGGGGCTGAGCGTCGTCCAGCGCATTGTGGCCAACCACGGCGGCCGCATCACCGTGGATTCCACGCCCGGCCAGGGGACCACCTTTACCCTCTTGCTACCCCTGGACCCGGGGAGAACCCATTCCACATCCAGTAAATCCCGGCAGAAATTCGCCGATGGTTTCCACCAGAGGTAGTGCGCCCAGAGGGCACCCGGAATTTCCGCCGTGGTATTTCCGCCCGACTGTACCAGTGCCCCGGACCACCTGACCGCTGCCGCAGGGAGAGCGTTATAACATGGCCCGAACTGTCCTGGTGATTGACGACGAAGAGAACATGCGCTGGGTCCTGGAACGGGCCCTCAAGAAGGCCGGCTACGATGTGCTGACGGCCGGCCGAGGCGAGCAGGGACTCCAGCTCCTGGCCCTCCACCCCGTGGACCTGATCCTGCTGGATTTGAAGATGCCGGGGATGGATGGCCTGGCCGTCCTGCGGGAGATCCGCCGGCGGACCCAGTCGGTGCCAGTGCTGCTGCTCACCGCCTACGCCACCGTGCCCACCGCCGTGGCGGCCATGCAGCATGGCGCCACCGACTACCTGCGCAAACCCTTTGACCTGGAGACGGTGCTGGCCAAGATCAACGAATATCTCATGCAACAGCGCCCTGGGGAGCCGACTGCCCGGACGGATGGACCCTCCTTCGACCTCTTCATCGGCGCCGATCCGGCCCTGGAGCGTCCCCTGGCCCAGGCTCGCTCCGCCTGTGAACATCTCTACCCTGTCCTGGTGAGCGGTGAGGCCGGCAGCGGACGTCGACACCTGGCCACCCTCATCCACCACCAGACGGCCGCCACTCGACAGGGCCGGCTGGTGGTGCTGGATGGGGCCAGCCTCTCGTCGGCCCTGTTGCGCCAGGAATTGCCGCCCACAGAGAAGGGGCGCTGGCAGGAAGCCCTGGGCGGCTCCTTGCTCCTGGCCAACGTGGACGCCGTCCCCGACGAGCTCATGGAAGCGGTCTGGCCCCACCTTCAAAGTTTCCTCCGGGATGCAGACCATCCCCATGGCCTGCGGCTGCTGCTCACGGCCCAGTGCCTGCCGGACGTCTGGTCCAGCCGTCTGCCGGCGTTGCTCACGGTGCAGTTGCCTCCTCTGCGGGAGCGGCTGGCCGACCTGCCCCTCCTTCTGGCCCATTTTGCGCCCCAGAGTCGCTG contains the following coding sequences:
- the htpG gene encoding molecular chaperone HtpG, producing MTDTTLTPESLEYRTEVKQLLDILAHSLYTDREIFLRELISNASDALHRVQFEMLTNANVVDPDRELAIWIRPDPQAKTLTITDSGIGMNRDELVENLGTIAHSGARAFLQNANADKQALAEIIGQFGVGFYSVFMVAQEVTVTSRSYRPEDRAWRWRSRGDSSFTLEPADQEERGTTIEIRLKEDATEFAQTWRLEQIIKKHSDYVSFPIYLIQPGSDGDEAKAEVINSRTALWRQSPSTVEEEAYHDFYKQLTYDTEPPLLKVHLVADAPASLRAILFVPSRRDRAVLAMRPDLGLRLYSRKILIQERNRDLLPDYFRFVEGVVDSDDLPLNVSREMVQSNPILRQLRRALSSRLIRELKAMAENEPEKYLTFWQEFGIFLKEGVATDPTSHENLLDLLRFRSTKSGDGWISFQEYVDRMQAEQKAIYYVLGDNLQAAARSPHLDYFRAHDIEVLYLVDPIDGFMTTMLREYKGHPLQNVDDAGLELPKGKDAEAEESGLDQEAFNRLMDRFKTVLGERIRDVRESRQLVQSPCRLVSPEDSLDRDLQRIRRLTEEDYEVPKKFLELNRRHPLIVNLAQILQKQPEEPVIDATIEQLFANALLLEGLHTNPVEMVERIQNFMEMAVAARTPAD
- a CDS encoding c-type cytochrome — its product is MNRRWLLVATLAGLMLLGGCMGISPMGPAGAEHGPMMGNGGMMGGGMMNPQAPTGGSDAHTEGDEHAQTSPEGLSAAHNVPPEAAAVENPIPASQESVAMGARLYAQNCQACHGPQGKGDGPAGMALNPRPADLTAEHVQANTDGALFYIITHGVPGTAMPGWSQLSEEDRWHLVNYLRSLASH
- a CDS encoding c-type cytochrome gives rise to the protein MEIQLRQVMGIPWQTSAGRLLPVWMAVGLAAVLLSACGGQTPRQASADATAPDGEALYLEYCASCHGERGEGQPNWREPNAQGVYPAPPHDSSGHTWHHPDELLLQIIAQGGGMPNSAMPAFGDRLSRAEMEAILEHIKGFWGPQERAFQQEVTRQQGG
- a CDS encoding ATP-binding protein, which gives rise to MFRNRWSSRLPTSWGSLLLVVSGIALVTVLHYATTPGLRELHAVYRYFYFLPIVYAALRFGFWGGVYTALAASLFFAPHIFFKWGDFPEDSLNDLLVVVVFCAVAAITGITVERLHRSQQQEQATARRLAATLQRLEAQGEELRRAEHLSALGTLAGGLAHEIRNPLGIIRATAQLLAMECGPEAAESLAIIQKEADRIERFIQELLNYAGESRLQRAPTPVAALLERVAGRLRPLLERYAIACRIHVAAGVSTAWLDGEQMEQALMNLCVNAIQALDGPGEIQLRASLEGEAWLALEVIDNGPGIAPPDRVRIFDPFYTTKDTGTGLGLSVVQRIVANHGGRITVDSTPGQGTTFTLLLPLDPGRTHSTSSKSRQKFADGFHQR
- a CDS encoding sigma-54-dependent transcriptional regulator, translating into MARTVLVIDDEENMRWVLERALKKAGYDVLTAGRGEQGLQLLALHPVDLILLDLKMPGMDGLAVLREIRRRTQSVPVLLLTAYATVPTAVAAMQHGATDYLRKPFDLETVLAKINEYLMQQRPGEPTARTDGPSFDLFIGADPALERPLAQARSACEHLYPVLVSGEAGSGRRHLATLIHHQTAATRQGRLVVLDGASLSSALLRQELPPTEKGRWQEALGGSLLLANVDAVPDELMEAVWPHLQSFLRDADHPHGLRLLLTAQCLPDVWSSRLPALLTVQLPPLRERLADLPLLLAHFAPQSRWSQEAEAILRAYGWPGNVAEFQRVVTQAARAAGDGPVLPHHLPDHLRGASLPAGPYLLPPQGVDLEEVEQGLIRQALALAGGNKSQAARLLGLTRATLIYRMHKYGIQDDEDPTDR